A stretch of the Haloarcula ordinaria genome encodes the following:
- a CDS encoding fasciclin domain-containing protein has product MGNPNYIFSDTSIRCNMADMNRRNVLKAVGGAGILFTTGVGTAAARGKGRRDGASAEGTILDIVKGDSDFSSLQEALEVAGLDSVLDGNRQYTVFAPDNDAFVELIGVLDSVLDDDIEDLNDVVGALGVGGLTEVLLYHVTNGRRYSESVVNASKIKMENGGTVDVDGLDLNGGGDELGGATIDAPDFDIEASNGVVHRIDSVLVPPEILATL; this is encoded by the coding sequence GTGGGGAACCCCAACTATATATTCTCAGATACATCTATTCGTTGCAACATGGCAGACATGAACCGACGAAACGTACTGAAGGCGGTCGGAGGCGCAGGTATACTGTTCACAACTGGTGTCGGAACGGCAGCAGCGCGAGGGAAGGGACGACGAGACGGAGCGAGTGCCGAAGGGACGATTCTCGACATCGTCAAGGGTGACTCGGACTTCAGCAGCCTTCAGGAGGCTCTCGAAGTGGCTGGCCTCGACAGCGTGCTTGACGGCAACCGACAGTACACCGTGTTCGCACCTGACAACGACGCGTTTGTCGAATTGATCGGAGTACTAGATAGCGTGCTCGATGACGATATCGAAGACCTGAACGACGTCGTCGGTGCGCTCGGTGTCGGCGGTCTCACAGAAGTCCTTCTGTACCACGTCACCAACGGCCGACGCTACTCGGAGTCGGTAGTCAACGCCTCGAAAATCAAGATGGAAAACGGTGGCACAGTCGACGTCGACGGTCTCGACCTCAACGGCGGTGGCGACGAACTCGGCGGGGCGACCATCGACGCGCCGGACTTCGACATCGAAGCGTCGAACGGCGTCGTCCACCGGATCGACAGTGTCCTGGTACCGCCGGAAATTCTGGCGACGCTGTAG
- a CDS encoding DUF547 domain-containing protein, giving the protein MSDTTVGTGEGGTTGGQPAEAVDTDGLSPTAVATELLAAIRTGADPTPFLDALAAFDDEALAPVREDRTTGLAFWTNLYNAGTQLLLDRRPALYESSLRFVRFFRARAVTVGGTDLSLNDIEDGILRALRSKYTMGYTPSLFQRSFEKRYTITPLDPRIHFALNCGAMSCPAIRAYDPDAVDEQLDLATRTYLDRTVEYDAERDTVSVPRLFLWYRGDFDGGSGTRDFLRRYDVIPEGTSPSLRYLSWDWDRAAGNFTD; this is encoded by the coding sequence ATGTCAGATACCACCGTCGGAACCGGCGAGGGGGGCACTACCGGTGGCCAGCCGGCCGAGGCGGTGGACACGGACGGGCTCTCTCCGACCGCCGTGGCGACGGAGCTGCTGGCCGCGATCCGAACGGGGGCCGACCCGACGCCCTTCCTCGACGCGCTGGCCGCCTTCGACGACGAGGCCCTGGCACCCGTCCGCGAGGACCGAACGACTGGACTCGCATTCTGGACGAACCTCTACAACGCCGGGACGCAGCTCCTGCTGGACCGCCGGCCAGCCCTCTACGAGAGCTCGCTTCGGTTCGTCCGCTTCTTCAGGGCGAGGGCGGTGACCGTCGGCGGGACCGACCTCTCGCTCAACGATATCGAGGACGGCATCCTCCGGGCGTTGCGGTCGAAGTACACGATGGGCTACACCCCCTCGCTGTTCCAGCGCTCCTTCGAGAAACGCTACACTATCACCCCGCTGGACCCGCGCATCCACTTCGCGCTCAACTGCGGGGCAATGAGCTGCCCGGCAATCCGCGCGTACGACCCCGACGCCGTCGACGAGCAACTCGACCTCGCGACCCGGACGTACCTCGACCGGACCGTGGAGTACGACGCCGAGCGCGATACCGTCAGCGTGCCCCGCCTCTTTCTCTGGTACCGCGGCGACTTCGACGGCGGGAGCGGCACGCGTGACTTCCTTCGTAGGTACGACGTGATTCCCGAGGGTACGAGTCCATCCCTCCGGTATCTCTCGTGGGACTGGGACCGGGCCGCAGGGAACTTCACCGATTGA
- a CDS encoding radical SAM protein → MSHADDPLTTTTSLCPHCLEQVPGAYESRDGGVYLTRECEIHGTTSRQVWGSLDHWEWAGQFAPEFDASEGPVDLTVDHDHACLAIVEVTEDCNLSCDFCFASSGPGGTQNPFEDVLHLLDVIEDQGGPRPVQFSGGEPTVRDDLPELVAAAADRGFEHVEVNTNGLRLAREDGYAQRLADAGVTAVYLQFDGLERETYVDIRSADILEFKHAAIEACRAADLPIILVPTLVPGTNEHEMGDIVEFALENADVIRSVNFQPVAHFGRYERNDGRFSLDEAARLLTEQFDALAVEDILPAPCCSAYCQIGTALLPRADGPPLPLTRFITEGLWDSVSGMVDEGDYMELLAGTAAGQDLACSAAGCCGVDVPDAADDLFDSVVPISITGFMDADAADVNRLENCCLSVPTPDGDLVPFCGYNMTTEDGEYALRNRNGWGGRETVAGSEQYADPEVAGEEAPDETLGESND, encoded by the coding sequence ATGAGTCACGCCGACGACCCACTCACGACGACCACGAGCCTCTGCCCGCATTGCCTCGAACAGGTCCCTGGGGCGTACGAATCCCGCGATGGCGGGGTCTACCTCACGCGGGAGTGTGAGATCCACGGGACCACGAGCAGGCAGGTCTGGGGGAGCCTCGACCACTGGGAGTGGGCCGGGCAGTTCGCGCCCGAGTTCGACGCGAGCGAGGGGCCCGTCGACCTGACCGTCGACCACGACCACGCCTGCCTGGCTATCGTCGAAGTGACCGAGGACTGCAACCTCTCCTGTGATTTCTGCTTCGCCAGTTCCGGCCCCGGCGGGACGCAGAACCCCTTCGAGGACGTGCTTCACCTGTTGGACGTCATCGAAGACCAGGGCGGTCCCCGGCCGGTCCAGTTCTCCGGCGGCGAACCGACCGTTCGCGACGACTTGCCCGAACTCGTCGCGGCGGCCGCCGACCGCGGCTTCGAACACGTCGAAGTGAACACGAACGGCCTCCGTCTGGCCCGGGAGGACGGCTACGCCCAGCGGCTGGCCGACGCCGGCGTCACGGCCGTCTACCTCCAGTTCGACGGCCTCGAACGCGAGACGTACGTCGACATCCGCTCGGCCGACATCCTCGAGTTCAAGCACGCCGCCATCGAGGCCTGCCGGGCGGCCGACCTCCCCATCATCCTCGTGCCCACGCTGGTTCCCGGAACCAACGAACACGAGATGGGCGACATCGTCGAGTTCGCGCTTGAGAACGCCGACGTCATCCGCTCGGTCAACTTCCAGCCGGTGGCCCACTTCGGCCGCTACGAGCGCAACGACGGGCGCTTCTCGCTGGACGAGGCCGCCCGCCTGCTGACCGAGCAGTTCGACGCGCTGGCGGTCGAAGATATCCTCCCCGCGCCGTGTTGCTCGGCGTACTGTCAGATTGGTACCGCGCTGCTGCCCCGGGCGGACGGGCCGCCGCTTCCGCTGACGCGGTTCATCACCGAGGGACTGTGGGACTCCGTCTCGGGGATGGTCGACGAGGGGGACTATATGGAGCTGCTCGCGGGTACCGCGGCCGGCCAGGATCTGGCCTGCAGCGCGGCGGGGTGCTGTGGCGTCGACGTTCCAGACGCGGCCGACGACCTGTTCGACTCGGTCGTTCCCATCTCCATCACTGGCTTCATGGACGCCGACGCGGCCGACGTGAACCGACTGGAGAACTGCTGTCTGTCGGTCCCGACCCCGGACGGCGACCTGGTGCCGTTCTGTGGCTACAACATGACGACCGAGGACGGCGAGTACGCCCTGCGGAACCGCAACGGTTGGGGCGGCCGGGAGACGGTCGCGGGCAGCGAGCAGTACGCCGACCCCGAGGTCGCCGGCGAGGAGGCACCCGACGAGACCCTCGGAGAGAGCAACGACTGA
- a CDS encoding class I SAM-dependent methyltransferase: MFPSVDSALANPWGTMRLVVGEPLHPGGDEATAALLDRADVTAGTRLLDVGCGAGNALSLARERGADAIGIDLNPVGERTLRGDLEHLPVRTGGVDVVLAECVLCLADDLDGALAEAHRVLPDDGRLALSDVVVEGDLPGVPARVEEALCLTGQRKRAHLRERVDAAGFDVGEVRDHREALLEMRDRARRRVDYEGLLGAMGSDGEALLDAIRALEGAIESGDVGYVSLVASPV, translated from the coding sequence ATGTTCCCCTCCGTCGATTCGGCGCTGGCGAACCCCTGGGGGACGATGCGACTCGTCGTCGGCGAGCCGTTGCATCCCGGGGGCGACGAGGCTACGGCGGCCCTGCTGGACCGGGCCGACGTGACCGCGGGCACGCGCCTGCTGGACGTCGGCTGTGGGGCCGGCAACGCACTCTCGCTCGCTCGCGAGCGGGGCGCTGATGCCATCGGCATCGACCTCAATCCAGTCGGCGAGCGGACGCTCCGGGGAGACCTGGAACACCTCCCGGTCAGGACCGGCGGGGTCGACGTCGTGCTGGCGGAGTGCGTGCTCTGCTTGGCCGACGACCTCGACGGTGCGCTGGCCGAAGCCCACCGCGTACTCCCCGACGACGGCCGCCTGGCCCTCTCGGACGTCGTCGTCGAGGGCGACCTCCCTGGCGTCCCGGCCCGCGTCGAAGAAGCCCTCTGCCTGACCGGCCAACGCAAACGGGCGCACCTCCGCGAACGGGTCGACGCGGCCGGTTTCGACGTCGGCGAGGTCCGGGACCACCGCGAGGCCCTGCTCGAGATGCGCGACCGAGCACGGCGCCGGGTCGACTACGAGGGGCTCTTGGGGGCGATGGGGTCCGACGGCGAGGCCCTGCTGGACGCGATACGGGCACTCGAAGGGGCGATAGAGAGCGGCGATGTCGGCTACGTCTCGCTGGTGGCGTCGCCAGTGTAG
- a CDS encoding phosphoglycerol geranylgeranyltransferase, which produces MSDWADWNHIVKIDPDKTLVDGETYEDVAATGTDAIEVGGTTGMTEEKMTRVVEACGKYDIPVYIEPSNPASVVHSDRHDGYLIPVVMNAGDVTWITGAHKEWIRIDDEIDWSRTFTEAYIVMNPDASVATYTQADCDLEADEVAAYAEAAEHLLGQEIIYVEYSGMLGDTEKVAAAHDILDEATLFYGGGIHDYESARTMAEHADTIVVGDLVHDEGVDAVRETVEAANDATAATPTD; this is translated from the coding sequence ATGAGCGACTGGGCGGACTGGAACCACATCGTGAAGATAGACCCCGACAAGACGCTCGTCGACGGGGAGACCTACGAGGACGTGGCCGCCACCGGAACCGACGCCATCGAGGTGGGTGGGACGACGGGGATGACCGAGGAGAAGATGACTCGGGTGGTCGAGGCCTGCGGGAAGTACGACATCCCGGTGTACATCGAGCCGTCGAACCCCGCCTCGGTGGTCCACAGCGACCGCCACGACGGCTATCTCATCCCTGTCGTGATGAACGCCGGCGACGTCACCTGGATCACGGGCGCCCACAAGGAGTGGATCCGCATCGACGACGAGATCGACTGGTCGCGGACGTTCACCGAGGCCTACATCGTCATGAACCCCGACGCCTCCGTCGCGACGTACACGCAGGCCGACTGTGACCTGGAGGCCGACGAGGTAGCCGCCTACGCCGAGGCCGCCGAACACCTGCTGGGCCAGGAGATCATCTACGTCGAGTACTCCGGGATGCTCGGCGACACCGAGAAAGTCGCCGCTGCCCATGACATCCTCGACGAAGCGACCCTCTTCTACGGCGGTGGCATCCACGACTACGAGTCGGCCCGGACGATGGCCGAGCACGCGGACACCATCGTCGTCGGCGACCTGGTGCACGACGAGGGCGTCGACGCCGTCCGCGAGACCGTCGAGGCCGCCAACGACGCTACCGCGGCGACTCCCACCGACTGA
- a CDS encoding HAD family hydrolase → MTSLLAVVFDLDGTLCESTQDGADLYAAAFESAGLDPFGAVGDLWASLEGPPDTSNEQSYLAAGFRRLAAQHGHRRVPADDLASGLLAAVDRSAVAFREGAETALEAALAHGPVGVLTNGPSHRQEPKIATLALADRVGTVCYAGDLERRKPHPEPFESVCATLGVEHDRTLYVGDSLAYDVAGAHAAGLQAAWCPRTPGETNGYQPEYVFDRIDDLVAVLEGEREGPGP, encoded by the coding sequence ATGACTTCCCTCCTGGCCGTCGTCTTCGACCTCGATGGCACCCTGTGTGAGTCGACACAGGACGGGGCCGACCTGTACGCCGCCGCCTTCGAGTCGGCCGGACTGGACCCGTTCGGCGCTGTCGGCGACCTCTGGGCCTCGCTCGAAGGGCCGCCCGACACGTCGAACGAGCAGTCGTACCTCGCCGCTGGGTTCCGTCGGTTGGCTGCCCAACACGGCCACCGGCGAGTCCCAGCCGACGACCTGGCTTCGGGCCTGCTCGCCGCCGTCGACAGGAGCGCTGTCGCCTTCCGCGAGGGTGCCGAGACGGCGCTCGAGGCCGCACTCGCCCACGGACCGGTCGGTGTCCTGACGAACGGCCCGTCCCACCGCCAAGAGCCAAAGATAGCGACCCTGGCGCTGGCCGACCGGGTCGGGACCGTCTGTTACGCGGGCGACCTCGAGCGGCGCAAGCCCCACCCCGAGCCCTTCGAGTCGGTCTGTGCGACCCTCGGCGTCGAACACGACCGGACGTTGTACGTCGGCGATTCGCTCGCCTACGACGTGGCCGGGGCCCACGCTGCGGGGCTGCAGGCGGCCTGGTGCCCGCGGACGCCCGGTGAGACGAACGGGTATCAGCCGGAGTACGTCTTCGACCGCATCGACGACCTGGTCGCCGTCCTCGAGGGCGAGCGCGAGGGACCGGGGCCGTGA
- a CDS encoding phosphotransferase family protein, protein MTAVDEVLRRVVPDRRPVELVRPRQGNHKETVVARYDDRPPLVVQLSDDVGDATTEAVLLGEIVNRTAVPVPTLLAQGRVGERAYLVTEFVAGADLHERFVDLAPVRRQAVARRFGVILGTLHETFPFASAGPVSLDSSGALVATDRSVGADFAQYATACLDALPPAFDDLRGPLATAVDGVPSTRPPRLFPWDLRPGNALLDDDDLAAVLDWGAPRSADPALSVAKTEHLVTRWYGTDPGPLEAAFRAGYRSVRPLPEVPVAYRIAAVACAAVDSTGAVTRPHYPERSGDDAVAIHRTWLAEWLETDATE, encoded by the coding sequence GTGACCGCGGTCGACGAGGTCCTCCGCCGGGTCGTCCCGGACCGGCGACCAGTCGAACTCGTGCGGCCTCGCCAGGGCAACCACAAGGAGACTGTCGTCGCCCGGTACGACGACAGACCGCCGCTCGTGGTCCAGCTCTCCGACGACGTGGGCGACGCCACGACCGAGGCCGTGCTGCTTGGCGAAATCGTCAACCGGACGGCCGTTCCGGTGCCGACGCTCCTCGCACAGGGGCGCGTGGGCGAGCGGGCGTATCTGGTGACCGAGTTCGTGGCGGGGGCGGACCTCCACGAGCGCTTCGTCGACCTCGCGCCAGTCCGTCGACAAGCGGTCGCGCGGCGGTTCGGCGTCATCCTCGGCACGCTTCACGAGACGTTTCCGTTCGCATCGGCCGGTCCGGTGTCCCTCGATTCGAGCGGGGCGCTCGTCGCGACCGACCGCTCGGTCGGTGCGGACTTCGCGCAGTACGCGACCGCGTGTCTGGATGCGCTCCCGCCGGCTTTCGACGACCTTCGTGGCCCGCTGGCGACAGCCGTCGACGGCGTTCCGTCGACGCGCCCGCCGCGACTGTTCCCCTGGGACCTCCGCCCGGGGAACGCACTGCTCGACGACGACGACCTCGCCGCAGTGCTTGACTGGGGTGCGCCCCGGAGTGCCGACCCCGCCCTGTCGGTCGCGAAGACCGAACACCTCGTCACCCGATGGTACGGTACCGACCCGGGACCGCTCGAAGCTGCGTTCCGGGCCGGCTACCGCTCGGTCCGACCGCTCCCCGAGGTTCCGGTGGCCTACCGAATCGCGGCCGTCGCCTGTGCGGCCGTCGACTCGACCGGAGCGGTGACTCGCCCGCACTACCCCGAACGCTCGGGGGACGACGCCGTCGCGATTC